In Acidobacteriota bacterium, the sequence TGCAGTTCCACGCCTTCGGTGACCTCCATCCCCTGGTCAGCGTGCTGGTGAGCAACGGTCGCTATGGCGATCTCGCCCAGTTTCCCTTCCAAGCCCTCGGCCTCGTGGCCCTCACCATCCTCTTCCTGATGGCAGCGACCAGCCACGACTTCTGGCTCGCCAACCTCACCCCACCGGTGTGGAAAGGCCTGCACATGATGGTCTACGTGGCCTACGGCTTGATCGTGATGCACGTCGCTCTCGGTGTCCTGCAGACTGAGCGTCAGCCGCTGCTGGCGGTCTTGATGGGGCTCGGCTTCGTGATTCTGCTGGCGCTCCATCTCCTCGCCGGCTGGCGGGAGCGCGCCAAGGACCGACCGCTGGCGGCGCAGGGTCGCGGATTCGTGGCCGTCTGCCGAGCCTCGGAGATCCCCGAAAAGCGCGCCCACGTCGTCACCCTGAGCGGCGAGCGCGTCGCCGTCTTCCGCTACGACGGCAAGATCTCGGCGATCTCGAACGTCTGCCAGCACCAGAACGGCCCCCTCGGCGAAGGGCGCATCCTCGACGGCTGCGTCACCTGTCCCTGGCACGGCTTTCAGTACGACCCGGCAACCGGCGCCTCGCCGCCGCCCTTCGACGAGAAGGTCCCGACCTTCAATGTTCGCCTCGACGGTGATCAGGTGCTGGTCGACCCGCAACCCAACCCGCCCGGCACGCGCGTCGAGCCGGCGGTTCTGGAGCAGGGTTGATCATGTCCCGGGACGACTTCTACATCGGCTATCAGCCCCAGGCGCCACCATCCCTCGGCCGCTATCTGCGCCGCTCCGTAATCGTCGTCGTGGCCTTGACGGTGGGCATCGCCGGAGCCCTGACGGCGCTGCAGGGCGCCTACGATCCCGGCACCTTCGAGTTCGGTGAATACCGGACCTTCGAGGGCCGGCTGCGGTTGCAGCCCTACCCCCATCTCGAGGTGCCGCGCCCGGGGAGCGACGGCGACCTGTCGCGCTTTGGCCTGGTGCCCTTCGGCAAGGCGGGAGTCGAGCCGCGGGTGGCCGGCCTCGATGGTCAGCGGGTGCGTCTTTCCGCCGCCCTGCTCTATCGCGAGGGCATCACTTTTCTCGAGCTCGCCGATGGCGACCTCGAAATCCTCGACACCGACGCCATCGCGGGCCAGCCGCCGGAGGACCTCGGCGAGCAGGTGTTGCGCGGTGAGATCGTCGACAGCAAGTGTTTCCTCGGCACCATGAAGCCGGGCCGCCGCAAGCCGCACCGCGCCTGCGCCGCCCTCTGCATCCGCGGCGGCGCGCCGCCCCTGTTCACCGTCGAGGACACCGCCGGCCGCACCCGCTCCTACTTCCTGACGGACGAGGACGGAGGAGCGATCAATCAGCAAATTCTCGACCGCGTCGCCGAACCCCTGGAGGTCACCGGCCGCGTTCAGCGCCATGGCGACCTCTGGACCCTCGCCGCGCCATCCCATGCCATTCGCCGTTTGGAGTAGAGAGACCATGTTGACCAAGACTCGCTTCACTTCCGGCGGTGGCTATCCGCCTCACCCGGAAGGAGTGCCGACAGGCATCATCCAGTACGGTCGCTACCGCGTGCGCTTCGCCTCCAGCCAGGAAGAGCTCGACACCATCCTGCGACTGCGCTATCGAATCTTCAACCTCGAGCTCGGCGAAGGCCTGGCCTCATCGGAGATGACCGGGCGCGATGAAGACCCCTTCGATTCATGCTGTCACCACCTGCTGGTGGAGCACGAGCCGTCGCACTCGATCATCGGCACTTACCGTATTCAAACGGCGGCGATGGCCGAGGAGGGCCGCGGTTTCTACTCCGCCGGTGAGTTCGACCTCGCCGCCCTATCGCCGACCCTGGTGGCCAACGCCATCGAGATCGGTCGCGCCTGCATCTCCCGCGAGCACCGCAACCGGCAGGTCTTGTTTCTGCTCTGGAAGGGCCTGGCCCGCTACCTGCTCGCCAACGACAAGCGATTTCTCTTTGGCTGCTGCTCCCTCAACACCCAGGATCCGGCCGAAGGGGTGCGGGTGCTGCGTCACCTCGAGCGCCACGGCCACCTCCATGAAAGCGTCGCCATTCCGCCCCAGCCGGGCTTCGAATGCGTAGCCCCGGAGGCTCCCGAGGAGGACACCGTCGATCTGCCGGCCCTCTTCAAAACGTATCTCCGCTACGGCGCCAAGGTGTGCGGCGCCCCGGCCATCGACCGCGAGTTCAAGACCATCGATTTCTTCGTGCTGTTCGACATCCGGGCGATGGAAGAGCGGACCTACCGACTATTTTTCGAATGAAGGCCTGAGGACCGACCAGCCCCTGCCCCGAGAAATCGAGCCCGCGGCACAGACGAACCTGGGAGACGCAACGACGGCGCTTCCCGGGGCCAGGGCTGCTAAGCTCTGTGGCGCAGGATCTGGTGGAGGGATCATGAACCACGCAAACCTACTCACGGCAGGAAATCTCGCGCTTCTCGCCCAGGGGGCGGAGCTTCTCGAACGCCTCGACGACGAGCTCTTTTCGGCGAGTCCGCCGGTGCGCATGGGCACCGTCGGCGGTCATATCCGGCACTGTCTGGACTTCTATCTCTGCTTCCTCGACGGCCTCGACCAGGGCCTGATCGACTACGACCAACGCCGGCGGGACGAGCGCATCCAGAGCGACCGGGGCTACGCCCTCGGACTGATCGCCGCCCTTCAGGAGCGCCTCGGCGAGCTCTCGCCGGAGATCGCCGAAACGCCCGTCGAAGTCGCCCTCGATCGGGCCTTCGAGGCCCCGGAAGCCCCCCTCGGACGCTCCACCGTGAGGCGAGAGCTGCAGTTCCTGTGCAGCCACACCACCCATCACTACGCCCTCATCGCCGCCCAGCTGCGGCTCCACGGCTTCGACCCGGGGAATGGCTTCGGTGTCGCTCCCTCGACCCTCGAGCACGAGCGCACCGTCGGCCGCCGCGTCTGACCGCCCGGCGCCGACATCGGCCGCCCTCGCCGTGGCTCGGCAGCGGTCGCCCTTCTCCAGTCCAACCGCCGCCGGCCTGAGCTGAGCTCCGTTGGGACGTCGACGTCTACGCTGGTGGCTGCTGGTCGCCTACGGGCTCCTGCTGGCGGCCTCGACGGTGGCCCGCTGGCGCGCCCCGGAGCCCGCTCCGGCTGCCCATCTCGAGCTCACCGAGCTCGCCGTTGACGGCACCCCGCTGCGCCTCGCCTGGCGCCAATGGGGCGAGGCCAACGCCGCGGCTCCTCCCCTGGTCTTGCTTCACGGCAGTCCCGGCAGCCACCACGACTTTCGGCGCCTCGCCCCGGCGCTGGCCGACGACCGCCGAGTCATCGCCGCGGACCTGCCCGGTTTCGGCGCCAGCGATCGTCGGATCGACGACTACTCGGTGCGCTTTCAAGGAGCTGCGGTGCGGGCCTTGCTCGAGCACCTCGATATCGACCGCTACCACCTCGCCGGCTTCAGCATGGGGGGCGGCGGCGTCCTGGAGATCTACCGCACCACTCCGGAGCGGGTGCTCTCCATCACCATGATCGCGGCCATCGGTGTCCAGGAGCTCGAGCTCCTCGGCGACTACCGGCTCAATCACGCCGTCCACGGTCTGCAGCTCGCCGCCATTCAAGGGGCGCGCTGGCTGCTGCCCCATTTCGGCGTTCTCGATCGCTTCCCGCTGGGCTACGAGTACGCCCGCAACTTCTACGACACCGATCAGCGGCCGCTGCGCGGTCTGCTCGAGACGTTCGAGCCTCCGATGTTGATCATCCACGGCGAGCACGATCCGCTGGTACCTGCCGCCGCCGCCCGCGAGCACCATCGAATCGTGCCTCAGAGCGAGCTCCAGATGCTCGACACCAGCCACTTCTTCCTATTCAGCGCCAATCCCGACGTCGCTCCCCTGCTATCGGACTTTCTGGCGCGGGTCGACCGCGGCGAAGGCCGCCGGCGGGCAGCCGCCACCGCCGAGCGCTTGGCCGCCGCCGGCCGAGCCCTCGATGTGCCGCGCTGGCGCGGCACGGCCCTCTGGGTCGTGCTGCTCCTGCTCGCCCTGGCGACCTTGGTGAGCGAAGATCTGACCACCCTCGGTGCCGGCTTGCTGGTGGCCCAGGACCGACTCGACTTCTGGCCCGCCGCCGCTGCCTGCTTCGCCGGTATCTTCATTGGAGATCTGCTGCTCTTCGCCGCCGGCCGATTCCTCGGCCGACCGGCCCTGCGCTTACCGTTCCTGCGCTGGTGGCTCTCCGAGGACGCCGTCGTCCGCAGCTCCGCCTGGTTCGAGCGCCGCGGACCAGCGGTGATCCTGCTCAGTCGCTTCATGCCCGGGGCCCGGCTGCCGACCTACTTCGCCGCCGGCGTGCTGCGCACCAACGCCTGGCGCTTCGCCGCCTACTTTTTCGTCGCCGTGGCCCTGTGGACCCCCGCCCTGGTCGCCCTTTCAGCGACCCTCGGCGAGACCGCCCTCGAGCGCTTCGGCCGCGGCATCGGCTGGGCGGTGGTCGCTCTGCTGGTGTTTCTGGTGATCCTGCGCAAGCTGCTGCTCCCCCTCGCCACCTGGACTGGCCGGCGCCGGCTGCTCGGCACCTGGCGGCGCTGGACGCGCTGGGAGTTCTGGCCGCCCTGGCTGTTCTACCCCCCGATCGCCCTCTACGTCCTCGGCCTCGGCCTGCGCCACCGCAGCCTCACCCTGTTCACCGCCGCCAATCCCGCCATTCCCACCGGTGGCTTCATCGGCGAGTCGAAATCCGCCATCCTGCAAGGGCTCGCCGGCGCCGGCGATGCGCTTCCGGCCTGGCGGCTTCTGCCGGCCTCGGCTCCGTTGGCGGAGCGCCTCGATCTGCTCGCCGAGTTCCTGGAGCGCCACCGGCTCGACTACCCGGTAGTCCTCAAGCCCGACGCCGGCCAACGGGGAACCGGCGTCGCGGTGATCCGCGATCACCCATCGGCGGCGGCCTATCTCGAGGCGGCCCACGGCGACCTCATCGTGCAGCAGTATGTTCCCGGGGTCGAGATCGGCCTCTTCTACGTGCGCCGGCCGGATGAGAGCGAGGGGAACATCTTCGCCATCACCGAGAAGCAGTTGCCCGAAGTGCGCGGCGACGGCGAATCGACCCTCGAAGAGCTGGTGTTCGCCGACGACCGGGCCGTCGCCATGGCCGAGCTCTACCTCGCCGGCAAGGACATCGAGCGGTTCGAGGTTCCCGCCGCCGGCGAGGCGCTTTCCCTCGCCGAGCTCGGCACCCACTGTCGCGGCGCGATCTTCCTCGATGGCGGCCATCTCGCCAGCCCCGCCCTGCGGGCGACCATCGACCGCATCAGCCAGACCTTCGAGGGCTTCTACCTCGGACGCTACGACCTGCGCGCCGCGAGCTTCGAGGCCTTCACCGCCGGCGGCCCCTTCCAGGTCATCGAGCTCAACGGCGTGACCTCCGAAGCGACCAACATCTACGACCCGCGCTACTCCGTCTTCCAGGCCTGGAAAATTCTCCGCCGGCAATGGCGCCTAGCCTTCGAAATCGGTGCCGCCAACCGCCGTCGCGGCATCGCCCCGGCGAGCGTCGGTGAGC encodes:
- a CDS encoding alpha/beta fold hydrolase, whose translation is MGRRRLRWWLLVAYGLLLAASTVARWRAPEPAPAAHLELTELAVDGTPLRLAWRQWGEANAAAPPLVLLHGSPGSHHDFRRLAPALADDRRVIAADLPGFGASDRRIDDYSVRFQGAAVRALLEHLDIDRYHLAGFSMGGGGVLEIYRTTPERVLSITMIAAIGVQELELLGDYRLNHAVHGLQLAAIQGARWLLPHFGVLDRFPLGYEYARNFYDTDQRPLRGLLETFEPPMLIIHGEHDPLVPAAAAREHHRIVPQSELQMLDTSHFFLFSANPDVAPLLSDFLARVDRGEGRRRAAATAERLAAAGRALDVPRWRGTALWVVLLLLALATLVSEDLTTLGAGLLVAQDRLDFWPAAAACFAGIFIGDLLLFAAGRFLGRPALRLPFLRWWLSEDAVVRSSAWFERRGPAVILLSRFMPGARLPTYFAAGVLRTNAWRFAAYFFVAVALWTPALVALSATLGETALERFGRGIGWAVVALLVFLVILRKLLLPLATWTGRRRLLGTWRRWTRWEFWPPWLFYPPIALYVLGLGLRHRSLTLFTAANPAIPTGGFIGESKSAILQGLAGAGDALPAWRLLPASAPLAERLDLLAEFLERHRLDYPVVLKPDAGQRGTGVAVIRDHPSAAAYLEAAHGDLIVQQYVPGVEIGLFYVRRPDESEGNIFAITEKQLPEVRGDGESTLEELVFADDRAVAMAELYLAGKDIERFEVPAAGEALSLAELGTHCRGAIFLDGGHLASPALRATIDRISQTFEGFYLGRYDLRAASFEAFTAGGPFQVIELNGVTSEATNIYDPRYSVFQAWKILRRQWRLAFEIGAANRRRGIAPASVGELLRATLAYRRGLRRPTPG
- a CDS encoding Rieske 2Fe-2S domain-containing protein; translated protein: MSHAYKAVGWNRQKKVYDLTLIGGVVAYLALFVVLGGVLKPEATIETLLIRALGTGALMLLHIILAIGPLSRLDRRFLPWLYNRRHLGVTMFFLALGHGGFSILQFHAFGDLHPLVSVLVSNGRYGDLAQFPFQALGLVALTILFLMAATSHDFWLANLTPPVWKGLHMMVYVAYGLIVMHVALGVLQTERQPLLAVLMGLGFVILLALHLLAGWRERAKDRPLAAQGRGFVAVCRASEIPEKRAHVVTLSGERVAVFRYDGKISAISNVCQHQNGPLGEGRILDGCVTCPWHGFQYDPATGASPPPFDEKVPTFNVRLDGDQVLVDPQPNPPGTRVEPAVLEQG
- a CDS encoding DinB family protein produces the protein MNHANLLTAGNLALLAQGAELLERLDDELFSASPPVRMGTVGGHIRHCLDFYLCFLDGLDQGLIDYDQRRRDERIQSDRGYALGLIAALQERLGELSPEIAETPVEVALDRAFEAPEAPLGRSTVRRELQFLCSHTTHHYALIAAQLRLHGFDPGNGFGVAPSTLEHERTVGRRV
- a CDS encoding GNAT family N-acyltransferase: MLTKTRFTSGGGYPPHPEGVPTGIIQYGRYRVRFASSQEELDTILRLRYRIFNLELGEGLASSEMTGRDEDPFDSCCHHLLVEHEPSHSIIGTYRIQTAAMAEEGRGFYSAGEFDLAALSPTLVANAIEIGRACISREHRNRQVLFLLWKGLARYLLANDKRFLFGCCSLNTQDPAEGVRVLRHLERHGHLHESVAIPPQPGFECVAPEAPEEDTVDLPALFKTYLRYGAKVCGAPAIDREFKTIDFFVLFDIRAMEERTYRLFFE